Proteins found in one Aspergillus puulaauensis MK2 DNA, chromosome 8, nearly complete sequence genomic segment:
- a CDS encoding FAD-dependent oxidoreductase (COG:S;~EggNog:ENOG410QEIG;~InterPro:IPR036188,IPR002938;~PFAM:PF01494;~go_function: GO:0071949 - FAD binding [Evidence IEA]), with the protein MHSSHSTFKFESRSDGLYIGAGIAGLTLAQALRRHRVPCTVFERDECPEARNQGWGVSIHSTLTTWEAHLLPEIYDRVCEAQVNPAVGRDEIRGVPWVNGATGKVEQSVPESKRLRLRRDGIRKALMEGLDIQWGKRLINIEKFEGGIQAQFKDGSTIVGNVLVGADGPTSIIRKFLAPTTYELHRLPINAVGCAMTMSEEQVNYFKDHVDPLYFMGTHPETDTFIFWSLLDTPTSPGKPYRAQVYFSWMASDADEDLFKQPLLDVFKQKGRPFFPRMRDMVDSLPDDTVVTKVNLVDWPSVEWDNWNGTCTLIGDAAHCMVIYRGEGVNHAIVDACQLADTIKSAADGHISINDAVKEYEEQMRPRAREAVETSRQAGHDGHCYAKVDKEGSFALLGEKPV; encoded by the exons ATGCATTCAAGTCATTCAACATTCAAGTTTGAGTCGCGTTCTGACGGATTGTATATCGGAGCAGGCATTGCCGGTTTGACGCTGGCCCAGGCCCTACGACGCCACAGGGTGCCTTGTACAGTCTTTGAGCGTGATGAATGCCCCGAGGCTCGCAACCAGGGATGGGGTgtctccatccactccacGCTGACTACGTGGGAAGCGCATCTTCTGCCAGAGATTTATGACCGCGTTTGTGAAGCACAGGTGAATCCTGCGGTCGGTCGTGATGAAATCCGCGGAGTCCCATGGGTGAACGGTGCGACTGGAAAAGTCGAGCAGTCTGTTCCAGAAAGCAAGAGACTGAGGCTGAGACGGGATGGAATCCGGAAGGCCCTTATGGAGGGTCTGGACATCCAG TGGGGCAAACGGCTCATCAACATTGAGAAATTCGAGGGTGGTATCCAGGCCCAGTTCAAGGATGGCTCGACTATTGTAGGAAATGTCCTTGTGGGTGCAGATGGCCCGACGTCGATCATTCGCAAGTTTCTCGCGCCTACAACCTACGAACTGCATCGCCTTCCTATCAATGCTGTGGGCTGTGCTATGACGATGAGTGAAGAGCAAGTCAATTATTTCAAAGACCACGTCGATCCACTCTATTTCATGGGTACGCACCCAGAAACAGATACCTTTATCTTTTGGTCTCTGCTGGACACCCCCACATCTCCTGGGAAGCCCTACCGTGCACAAGTGTACTTCTCCTGGATGGCTTCCGATGCGGACGAGGATCTGTTCAAGCAGCCCTTGCTTGACGTGTTCAAACAAAAGGGCCGGCCATTCTTCCCTCGCATGCGTGATATGGTGGACTCATTACCTGATGACACTGTCGTTACCAAAGTCAACCTGGTCGACTGGCCCTCTGTTGAGTGGGACAATTGGAATGGCACCTGTACTTTGATCGGCGACGCGGCCCATTGTATGGTGATCT ATCGCGGCGAGGGGGTAAACCATGCTATTGTGGATGCCTGTCAACTCGCGGATACCATCAAGTCCGCTGCTGATGGCCACATTTCGATCAATGACGCCGTCAAAGAGTATGAGGAGCAGATGCGCCCGCGAGCGAGAGAGGCAGTGGAGACCAGCAGACAGGCTGGACACGACGGCCATTGCTATGCTAAGGTTGACAAGGAAGGAAGCTTTGCTCTTCTGGGTGAGAAGCCAGTCTAG
- a CDS encoding MFS transporter (COG:G;~EggNog:ENOG410Q1FC;~InterPro:IPR020846,IPR011701,IPR036259;~PFAM:PF07690;~TransMembrane:12 (i108-128o140-160i172-189o195-215i227-248o260-279i336-355o375-395i415-434o440-461i473-497o509-529i);~go_function: GO:0022857 - transmembrane transporter activity [Evidence IEA];~go_process: GO:0055085 - transmembrane transport [Evidence IEA]), translating to MSPTEPEKIGDDSSGFDAESGRMPISETERDEELELERINTYRLQQHETIGSSRGRVPREQWLPLGAGKPYPPDLPNVEAYIVEFEGSDDPMHPQNWPMKRRVFQGSVLTFAALVVAYGSSIFATSAHGAMAEFGFGTEVAALGTTLYVLGFAAGPTIWAPMSELIGRRWPLLIGMLGFDIFIIATATAKDTQTLMLTRFFSGLFAASLIALVPASLSDLFASNHRGIAISVYTMSVFLGPYTAPFVGGYTADSYLGWRWTLYLPAIVGFFGLALLVVFTQETYAPVILVKKAAILRRQTRNWGIHARQEELEIDLKELVTKNFARPFKILFTEPIAFLMTLYMSFLYGLCYALLTAYPLVFQGVHGMSLGVSGLPFIGLIIGLIGGAVFVLSFYNSYTRKLEANSGIPVPEWRLPPCIAGGVAFAGGLFWFGWTGFSPSIHWMAPTASGVFVGFGLTSIFMQGFNYILDSYLNFAASAFAANTMMRSLVGACFPLFTRQMFNNLGIQWAGTLLGCIAVLMIPIPALFLKYGPRLRKMSKLAPSVEKQA from the exons ATGTCGCCGACAGAGCCCGAAAAGATCGGGGATGACAGCTCCGGTTTCGATGCCGAGTCGGGCCGTATGCCGATATCCGAGACCGAGAGAGATGAAGAGCTCGAGTTGGAGCGCATCAACACCTACCGTCTGCAACAGCATGAGACCATTGGGTCGAGTAGGGGTCGTGTTCCGCGGGAGCAGTGGCTGCCTCTGGGCGCGGGGAAGCCCTACCCCCCTGACTTGCCGAATGTGGAAGCATATATCGTCGAGTTCGAGGGCTCGGATGACCCCATGCATCCCCAGAACTGGCCGATGAAGAGACG AGTATTCCAAGGGTCTGTCTTGACGTTTGCTGCCCTGGTAGTAGCCTATGGCAGTTCGATCTTCGCTACTTCGGCGCACGGTGCGATGGCCGAATTCGGCTTCGGGACTGAAGTCGCTGCGCTTGGAACTACACTGTACGTGCTTGGGTTTGCGGCAGGACCGACAATCTGGGCGCCAATGTCTGAGCTCATCGGTCGACGGTGGCCGTTGCTCATTGGAATGCTAGGCTTCGATATCTTCATTATAGCTACCGCCACGGCAAAGGATACACAGACTCTCATGCTTACAAGGTTCTTCTCTGGGCTGTTCGCTGCGAGCCTGATTGCGCTGGTACCAGCTAGTCTGTCTGATCTGTTTGCCAGCAATCATCGCGGAATTGCCATCTCCGTGTACACCATGTCGGTCTTCTTAGGCCCGTACACGGCACCCTTCGTTGGCGGTTATACAGCAGACAGCTATCTaggctggagatggacaCTCTACCTCCCCGCAATAGTCGGGTTCTTCGGCCTAGCACTACTAGTCGTATTCACACAGGAAACATACGCCCCTGTCATCCTAGTCAAGAAGGCAGCCATTCTGCGCCGCCAAACCCGCAACTGGGGCATCCACGCCCGCCAAGAGGAATTAGAAATCGACCTGAAGGAGCTGGTAACCAAGAACTTTGCGCGCCCGTTCAAGATCCTCTTTACAGAACCTATTGCTTTCCTGATGACGCTGTATATGTCCTTCCTCTACGGGCTGTGCTACGCGCTCTTGACAGCATACCCGCTCGTCTTCCAGGGCGTCCATGGCATGTCGCTTGGGGTGAGCGGATTGCCGTTCATTGGCCTGATTATTGGCCTAATAGGCGGAGCGGTGTTTGTTCTCTCGTTCTATAACTCGTATACCAGGAAACTGGAAGCGAATAGTGGGATCCCGGTTCCGGAATGGCGGTTGCCGCCGTGtattgctggtggtgttgcctTTGCGGGAGGGTTATTCTG GTTTGGCTGGACTGGGTTTAGTCCTTCTATCCACTGGATGGCGCCCACTGCCTCTGGTGTTTTcgttggctttggcttgacGTCGATCTTCATGCAGGGGTTTAACTACATCCTTGATTCGTATCTGAACTT CGCCGCCTCTGCCTTTGCAGCAAACACGATGATGCGGTCTCTGGTCGGTGCCTGCTTTCCGCTCTTCACGCGTCAGATGTTCAATAACCTTGGTATTCAATGGGCGGGGACGCTCCTGGGCTGTATTGCGGTTCTTATGATTCCTATCCCGGCCTTGTTTTTGAAATATGGACCGCGGTTAAGGAAGATGAGTAAGTTGGCGCCGAGTGTAGAGAAGCAGGCTTGA
- a CDS encoding putative glyoxalase family protein (COG:S;~EggNog:ENOG410PR5C;~InterPro:IPR029068) codes for MITGIAHINVLVPQESLDHAEAFYGGTLGLSSAPVPHLQKGTILWFNIGDSGQQVHVAPGINETKTSNRHPCFKLQSQEKLLELQQRIWDHHVAGGDAAPLEADSPGENSGTKGVEYPSRFFARDFAGNRLEFSL; via the exons ATGATCACCGGCATCGCGCACATCAATGTCCTCGTCCCGCAGGAGTCCCTCGACCACGCAGAGGCCTTCTACGGGGGAACCCTCGGCCTCAGTTCTGCGCCGGTACCGCACCTCCAAAAAGGGACAATCCTATG GTTCAACATCGGCGATTCGGGGCAGCAAGTGCACGTGGCGCCGGGGATCAACGAGACAAAGACTTCTAACCGCCACCCGTGCTTCAAGCTGCAGTCACAGGAGAAGCTGCTTGAGCTGCAACAGCGGATATGGGACCACCATGTGGCAGGGGGTGATGCTGCACCGTTAGAGGCTGATAGCCCGGGCGAGAACTCGGGGACAAAGGGCGTCGAGTATCCCAGTCGGTTCTTTGCGAGGGACTTTGCGGGGAATCGGTTGGAGTTTAGTTTGTGA
- a CDS encoding glycoside hydrolase family 43 protein (CAZy:GH43;~COG:S;~EggNog:ENOG410PMAI;~InterPro:IPR023296;~SECRETED:SignalP(1-20)) yields MKLTSITGLLALPISTLALALPSRLAPTQLSKKADETKAGYLAVYWTTEDESVYFALSANDDALGFEAINGGKAIVSPTLGTKAIRDTTIVRGEGDDEGKYYIIGTDLDIDSTNWDAATRNGSRALFVWESTDLINWTDERLVTVEGETAGMAWAPDAIWDEDKGQYFVHWAAQLYAEDDPSHSGDPALTNSLRYAYTSDFRTFTEPETYISLGNESAIDLSFLKVDESTLIRYYVDGATTSPVQDISTDGLLGEWTALDGTIEDSASFEAPYPVWDNVEEDKAYLLCDLVGDNPGVVAWESSDVTSGNWARNDQHDLSFMRHLSVLAVTQEQYDALAAL; encoded by the exons ATGAAACTCACCTCCATCACCGGGCTCCTGGCCCTCCCCATTtccaccctcgccctcgccctcccctcACGTCTTGCACCAACCCAACTCTCCAAAAAGGCAGACGAGACAAAAGCCGGCTACCTGGCTGTTTACTGGACAACCGAGGACGAAAGCGTGTATTTCGCACTGAGCGCCAACGACGACGCATTGGGCTTCGAGGCCATCAACGGCGGCAAGGCAATTGTCTCGCCGACCCTTGGCACCAAGGCGATTCGGGATACGACGATTGTGCGTGGTgagggcgatgacgaggggaagtattatattatcgGGACAGATTTGGATATTGATTCT ACGAACTGGGATGCCGCGACACGGAATGGATCCAGGGCGTTATTTGTCTGGGAGAGTACAGACTTGATTAACTGGACCGATGAGCGGCTGGTCACGGTTGAGGGTGAGACGGCAGGGATGGCATGGGCACCCGACGCGATTTGGGATGAGGACAAGGGACAGTATTTTGTCCACTGGGCGGCGCAATTG TACGCCGAAGACGACCCCAGCCACAGCGGCgacccagccctaaccaacAGCCTGCGCTATGCATACACGAGCGACTTCCGCACGTTCACAGAGCCGGAGACCTACATCAGTCTTGGAAACGAGTCGGCTATTGATCTCAGCTTCCTGAAGGTCGACGAGAGCACATTAATTCGCTACTACGTCGACGGCGCGACAACGAGTCCCGTGCAGGACATCAGCACGGATGGGCTCCTGGGCGAGTGGACTGCGCTCGACGGCACGATTGAGGATAGTGCTAGCTTTGAGGCGCCGTATCCGGTCTGGGATaatgtggaggaggacaaGGCCTATCTGCTTTGTGATCTTGTGGGCGATAACCCTGGAGTTGTTGCGTGGGAGTCGAGTGATGTTACGTCTGGGAACTGGGCGAGGAATGATCAGCATGATTTGAGCTTTATGCGCCATTTGTCGGTGTTGGCTGTGACGCAGGAGCAGTATGATGCGTTGGCGGCGTTGTAG
- a CDS encoding alpha-ketoglutarate-dependent dioxygenase AlkB family protein (COG:L;~EggNog:ENOG410PKBW;~InterPro:IPR027450,IPR032852,IPR005123;~PFAM:PF13532;~go_function: GO:0016491 - oxidoreductase activity [Evidence IEA];~go_process: GO:0006281 - DNA repair [Evidence IEA];~go_process: GO:0055114 - oxidation-reduction process [Evidence IEA]), giving the protein MAKRTIDSFYKRVSPPQSKKPKTEETPLSFTHHPSYPHPIAALPPSIANPLASIRDAQPKTIANQPHLDLLYFHPLIPSPTARDLFQFLRRELPFYRVQYTIRRGGQPTQINNPRFTTVFGIDATSQFIPPTRPDATAIADTDAITTAPSIPVDTKTHNPISPTKYQYTPRPIPECLDTLRHHIEAAIGDGSTYNFCLVNYYASGNDSISYHSDDERFLGANPSIASISLGAQRDFLMRHKPTQAGSNQQPVKFGLASGDMVVMRGETQANWLHSIPKRKGSEAQMGRINITFRKAVVSGGTDNYYTYNVGKGPVCRWDEREGKMCQSGGGT; this is encoded by the coding sequence ATGGCAAAGCGCACTATCGACTCTTTTTACAAACGAGTCTCTCCTCCCCAGAGTAAGAAACCGAAAACAGAAGAAACTCCGCTGTCCTtcacccaccaccccagCTATCCCCATCCCATCGCAGCTCTACCCCCGTCCATCGCCAACCCTCTCGCCAGCATCAGGGACGCACAGCCCAAGACAATCGCCAACCAGCCCCATCTCGACCTCTTATATTTTCACCCGCTCATTCCATCTCCAACTGCCCGCGACCTGTTCCAGTTCTTACGTCGAGAGCTCCCTTTCTACAGAGTCCAATACACAATCCGTCGCGGGGGCCAACCCACccagatcaacaaccctcgcTTCACCACCGTCTTTGGCATCGACGCAACATCGCAGTTCATCCCCCCAACCCGGCCAGACGCAACCGCAATCGCAGATACAGATGCAATTACAACTGCACCCTCAATCCCAGTCGACACCAAAACCCACAACCCCATCTCCCCCACAAAATACCAGTACACCCCCCGCCCAATCCCCGAATGCCTCGACACTCTCCGCCACCACATCGAAGCCGCCATCGGCGACGGCTCAACCTACAACTTCTGCCTGGTGAACTACTACGCCTCGGGCAATGACAGCATCTCCTATCACTCGGACGACGAGCGCTTCCTGGGCGCGAACCCGTCCATCGCGTCCATTTCGCTCGGTGCGCAGCGGGATTTCCTCATGAGGCATAAGCCGACCCAGGCTGGTAGCAACCAGCAGCCGGTGAAATTTGGGCTTGCGTCGGGGGATATGGTTGTGATGCGTGGAGAGACGCAGGCGAACTGGTTGCATAGTATTCCGAAGCGGAAGGGGAGCGAGGCGCAGATGGGGCGGATTAATATTACATTCCGTAAGGCAGTTGTGTCTGGGGGGACAGACaattattatacttataatgTTGGGAAGGGGCCTGTTTGTCGCTGGGACGAACGGGAGGGGAAGATGTGTCAATCTGGTGGTGGTACATAG